Proteins co-encoded in one Seriola aureovittata isolate HTS-2021-v1 ecotype China chromosome 1, ASM2101889v1, whole genome shotgun sequence genomic window:
- the celf1 gene encoding CUGBP Elav-like family member 1 isoform X2 has protein sequence MDSLDPETLYVSPEQTGQPTLPLPTLEVSNVALVGGKKMNGSLDHPDQPDVDAIKMFVGQIPRSWSEEQLRELFEPYGAVYEINVLRDRSQNPPQSKGCCFITYYTRKSALEAQNALHNMKILPGMHHPIQMKPADSEKNNAVEDRKLFIGMISKKCNENDIRLMFSPYGQIEECRILRGPDGLSRGCAFVTFTARQMAQSAIKSMHQSQTMEGCSSPIVVKFADTQKDKEQKRMAQQLQQQMQQLSAASMWGNLTGLNSLGPQYLALYLQLLQQSASTGNALNNLHPVSGLNAIQNLAALAAAATATQATPTGSSAMTTSSSPLSALTSSGSSPTSSSNSSVNPISSLGALQSLAAGAGASLNMGSLAGMAALNGSLGSGGLSNGSGNTMEALSQAYSGIQQYAAAAAIPSLYNQSLLPQQSVSAAGSQKEGPEGANLFIYHLPQEFGDQDLLQMFMPFGNVISAKVFIDKQTNLSKCFGFVSYDNPVSSQAAIQSMNGFQIGMKRLKVQLKRSKNDSKPY, from the exons CgggaagaaaatgaatgggTCTCTGGACCATCCCGACCAACCAGACGTCGATGCCATTAAGATGTTTGTGGGACAGATTCCACGGTCCTGGTCGGAAGAGCAGCTCCGTGAGCTATTTGAGCCTTATGGAGCAGTCTATGAGATTAATGTTCTCCGAGACCGCAGCCAGAATCCACCACAGAGCAAAG GCTGCTGTTTTATAACGTATTATACTCGCAAGTCAGCCTTGGAAGCACAGAACGCTCTGCACAACATGAAGATTCTGCCAGGG ATGCACCACCCGATCCAGATGAAGCCAGctgacagtgagaaaaacaatg CAGTGGAGGACAGGAAGCTGTTTATTGGAATGATCTCCAAGAAGTGTAATGAGAATGACATCAGACTGATGTTCTCCCCGTACGGACAAATAGAGGAGTGTCGGATACTTCGAGGCCCTGATGGACTCAGCCGTG gtTGTGCATTCGTGACATTCACAGCCAGACAAATGGCCCAGTCAGCCATCAAGTCCATGCACCAGTCTCAGACCATGGAG ggCTGTTCATCGCCCATAGTTGTGAAGTTTGCAGACACTCAGAAGGACAAGGAGCAAAAGCGCATGGCTCAAcagttgcagcagcagatgcagcaacTTAGTGCTGCCTCCATGTGGGGAAATCTCACTGGGCTCAACAGCCTGGGGCCACAGTACCTAGCA CTCTACTTACAGTTGCTGCAGCAGTCAGCCTCCACAGGGAATGCACTCAACAACCTGCACCCTGTttcag gtcttAATGCCATACAGAACCTGGCTgctttagcagcagcagcaactgcaaCACAGGCCACGCCCACAGGCTCCAGCGCCATGACAACATCTAGTAGCCCTCTAAGTGCACTAACAAGCTCAG GCTCCTCTCCCACCTCCAGCAGCAACTCCTCAGTGAACCCTATATCTTCTTTGGGGGCTCTGCAGTCTCtagctgctggagctggagccagcCTCAACATGGGCTCCTTGGCAG GCATGGCAGCACTGAACGGCAGCCTTGGCTCCGGAGGCCTGTCTAACGGCTCAGGAAACACCATGGAGGCCCTGAGCCAGGCCTACTCAGGCATCCAGCAgtatgctgctgctgccgccatcCCCAGTCTGTACAACCAGAgtctgctgccccagcagagcGTGTCAGCTGCAGGCAGCCAAAAAGAAG GTCCAGAAGGTGCCAACTTGTTCATTTACCACCTGCCCCAGGAGTTCGGGGACCAGGATTTGCTCCAGATGTTTATGCCCTTTGGAAATGTCATCTCTGCTAAAGTCTTCattgacaaacagacaaacctCAGCAAGTGCTTTG GCTTTGTGAGCTATGACAACCCCGTGTCATCACAAGCAGCCATCCAGTCAATGAATGGTTTCCAGATCGGTATGAAGAGGTTGAAGGTGCAGCTGAAGCGCTCAAAGAATGACAGCAAGCCCTACTGA
- the celf1 gene encoding CUGBP Elav-like family member 1 isoform X3, whose translation MNGSLDHPDQPDVDAIKMFVGQIPRSWSEEQLRELFEPYGAVYEINVLRDRSQNPPQSKGCCFITYYTRKSALEAQNALHNMKILPGMHHPIQMKPADSEKNNAVEDRKLFIGMISKKCNENDIRLMFSPYGQIEECRILRGPDGLSRGCAFVTFTARQMAQSAIKSMHQSQTMEGCSSPIVVKFADTQKDKEQKRMAQQLQQQMQQLSAASMWGNLTGLNSLGPQYLALYLQLLQQSASTGNALNNLHPVSGLNAIQNLAALAAAATATQATPTGSSAMTTSSSPLSALTSSGSSPTSSSNSSVNPISSLGALQSLAAGAGASLNMGSLAGMAALNGSLGSGGLSNGSGNTMEALSQAYSGIQQYAAAAAIPSLYNQSLLPQQSVSAAGSQKEASNSHSTGPEGANLFIYHLPQEFGDQDLLQMFMPFGNVISAKVFIDKQTNLSKCFGFVSYDNPVSSQAAIQSMNGFQIGMKRLKVQLKRSKNDSKPY comes from the exons atgaatgggTCTCTGGACCATCCCGACCAACCAGACGTCGATGCCATTAAGATGTTTGTGGGACAGATTCCACGGTCCTGGTCGGAAGAGCAGCTCCGTGAGCTATTTGAGCCTTATGGAGCAGTCTATGAGATTAATGTTCTCCGAGACCGCAGCCAGAATCCACCACAGAGCAAAG GCTGCTGTTTTATAACGTATTATACTCGCAAGTCAGCCTTGGAAGCACAGAACGCTCTGCACAACATGAAGATTCTGCCAGGG ATGCACCACCCGATCCAGATGAAGCCAGctgacagtgagaaaaacaatg CAGTGGAGGACAGGAAGCTGTTTATTGGAATGATCTCCAAGAAGTGTAATGAGAATGACATCAGACTGATGTTCTCCCCGTACGGACAAATAGAGGAGTGTCGGATACTTCGAGGCCCTGATGGACTCAGCCGTG gtTGTGCATTCGTGACATTCACAGCCAGACAAATGGCCCAGTCAGCCATCAAGTCCATGCACCAGTCTCAGACCATGGAG ggCTGTTCATCGCCCATAGTTGTGAAGTTTGCAGACACTCAGAAGGACAAGGAGCAAAAGCGCATGGCTCAAcagttgcagcagcagatgcagcaacTTAGTGCTGCCTCCATGTGGGGAAATCTCACTGGGCTCAACAGCCTGGGGCCACAGTACCTAGCA CTCTACTTACAGTTGCTGCAGCAGTCAGCCTCCACAGGGAATGCACTCAACAACCTGCACCCTGTttcag gtcttAATGCCATACAGAACCTGGCTgctttagcagcagcagcaactgcaaCACAGGCCACGCCCACAGGCTCCAGCGCCATGACAACATCTAGTAGCCCTCTAAGTGCACTAACAAGCTCAG GCTCCTCTCCCACCTCCAGCAGCAACTCCTCAGTGAACCCTATATCTTCTTTGGGGGCTCTGCAGTCTCtagctgctggagctggagccagcCTCAACATGGGCTCCTTGGCAG GCATGGCAGCACTGAACGGCAGCCTTGGCTCCGGAGGCCTGTCTAACGGCTCAGGAAACACCATGGAGGCCCTGAGCCAGGCCTACTCAGGCATCCAGCAgtatgctgctgctgccgccatcCCCAGTCTGTACAACCAGAgtctgctgccccagcagagcGTGTCAGCTGCAGGCAGCCAAAAAGAAG CCAGCAACAGTCACAGCACCG GTCCAGAAGGTGCCAACTTGTTCATTTACCACCTGCCCCAGGAGTTCGGGGACCAGGATTTGCTCCAGATGTTTATGCCCTTTGGAAATGTCATCTCTGCTAAAGTCTTCattgacaaacagacaaacctCAGCAAGTGCTTTG GCTTTGTGAGCTATGACAACCCCGTGTCATCACAAGCAGCCATCCAGTCAATGAATGGTTTCCAGATCGGTATGAAGAGGTTGAAGGTGCAGCTGAAGCGCTCAAAGAATGACAGCAAGCCCTACTGA
- the celf1 gene encoding CUGBP Elav-like family member 1 isoform X1 yields MDSLDPETLYVSPEQTGQPTLPLPTLEVSNVALVGGKKMNGSLDHPDQPDVDAIKMFVGQIPRSWSEEQLRELFEPYGAVYEINVLRDRSQNPPQSKGCCFITYYTRKSALEAQNALHNMKILPGMHHPIQMKPADSEKNNAVEDRKLFIGMISKKCNENDIRLMFSPYGQIEECRILRGPDGLSRGCAFVTFTARQMAQSAIKSMHQSQTMEGCSSPIVVKFADTQKDKEQKRMAQQLQQQMQQLSAASMWGNLTGLNSLGPQYLALYLQLLQQSASTGNALNNLHPVSGLNAIQNLAALAAAATATQATPTGSSAMTTSSSPLSALTSSGSSPTSSSNSSVNPISSLGALQSLAAGAGASLNMGSLAGMAALNGSLGSGGLSNGSGNTMEALSQAYSGIQQYAAAAAIPSLYNQSLLPQQSVSAAGSQKEASNSHSTGPEGANLFIYHLPQEFGDQDLLQMFMPFGNVISAKVFIDKQTNLSKCFGFVSYDNPVSSQAAIQSMNGFQIGMKRLKVQLKRSKNDSKPY; encoded by the exons CgggaagaaaatgaatgggTCTCTGGACCATCCCGACCAACCAGACGTCGATGCCATTAAGATGTTTGTGGGACAGATTCCACGGTCCTGGTCGGAAGAGCAGCTCCGTGAGCTATTTGAGCCTTATGGAGCAGTCTATGAGATTAATGTTCTCCGAGACCGCAGCCAGAATCCACCACAGAGCAAAG GCTGCTGTTTTATAACGTATTATACTCGCAAGTCAGCCTTGGAAGCACAGAACGCTCTGCACAACATGAAGATTCTGCCAGGG ATGCACCACCCGATCCAGATGAAGCCAGctgacagtgagaaaaacaatg CAGTGGAGGACAGGAAGCTGTTTATTGGAATGATCTCCAAGAAGTGTAATGAGAATGACATCAGACTGATGTTCTCCCCGTACGGACAAATAGAGGAGTGTCGGATACTTCGAGGCCCTGATGGACTCAGCCGTG gtTGTGCATTCGTGACATTCACAGCCAGACAAATGGCCCAGTCAGCCATCAAGTCCATGCACCAGTCTCAGACCATGGAG ggCTGTTCATCGCCCATAGTTGTGAAGTTTGCAGACACTCAGAAGGACAAGGAGCAAAAGCGCATGGCTCAAcagttgcagcagcagatgcagcaacTTAGTGCTGCCTCCATGTGGGGAAATCTCACTGGGCTCAACAGCCTGGGGCCACAGTACCTAGCA CTCTACTTACAGTTGCTGCAGCAGTCAGCCTCCACAGGGAATGCACTCAACAACCTGCACCCTGTttcag gtcttAATGCCATACAGAACCTGGCTgctttagcagcagcagcaactgcaaCACAGGCCACGCCCACAGGCTCCAGCGCCATGACAACATCTAGTAGCCCTCTAAGTGCACTAACAAGCTCAG GCTCCTCTCCCACCTCCAGCAGCAACTCCTCAGTGAACCCTATATCTTCTTTGGGGGCTCTGCAGTCTCtagctgctggagctggagccagcCTCAACATGGGCTCCTTGGCAG GCATGGCAGCACTGAACGGCAGCCTTGGCTCCGGAGGCCTGTCTAACGGCTCAGGAAACACCATGGAGGCCCTGAGCCAGGCCTACTCAGGCATCCAGCAgtatgctgctgctgccgccatcCCCAGTCTGTACAACCAGAgtctgctgccccagcagagcGTGTCAGCTGCAGGCAGCCAAAAAGAAG CCAGCAACAGTCACAGCACCG GTCCAGAAGGTGCCAACTTGTTCATTTACCACCTGCCCCAGGAGTTCGGGGACCAGGATTTGCTCCAGATGTTTATGCCCTTTGGAAATGTCATCTCTGCTAAAGTCTTCattgacaaacagacaaacctCAGCAAGTGCTTTG GCTTTGTGAGCTATGACAACCCCGTGTCATCACAAGCAGCCATCCAGTCAATGAATGGTTTCCAGATCGGTATGAAGAGGTTGAAGGTGCAGCTGAAGCGCTCAAAGAATGACAGCAAGCCCTACTGA